Proteins from a single region of Streptomyces sp. Tu 3180:
- a CDS encoding bifunctional DNA primase/polymerase translates to MEETIPGTEAAQIPKQRGAPLLDTAVRYAEERHWDVFPGTWLETVDGVHRCSCGDAACPAPGAHPAGPDWATRATGSATVARRMWQQHPAASILLPTGRTFDAVSVPETAGFLALARMQRMELPLGPVTLTPARRMEFFVLPGAAAKVPHLVRGLGWAPSSLDLTVLGEGTYVAAPPTRFGSRGAVQWACRPTPANRWLPDAEELIPPLAYACGRDR, encoded by the coding sequence GTGGAAGAGACGATCCCGGGCACCGAAGCCGCACAGATCCCGAAGCAGCGCGGGGCACCGCTGCTGGACACCGCAGTTCGCTACGCCGAGGAGCGACACTGGGACGTGTTCCCGGGCACCTGGCTGGAGACCGTCGACGGGGTGCACCGCTGCTCGTGCGGTGACGCCGCGTGCCCCGCGCCCGGCGCGCACCCGGCCGGGCCCGACTGGGCGACCCGGGCGACCGGCAGCGCCACCGTCGCCCGCCGCATGTGGCAGCAGCACCCGGCCGCCTCGATCCTGCTGCCCACGGGCCGTACCTTCGACGCCGTCTCGGTCCCCGAGACGGCCGGGTTCCTGGCGCTGGCCCGGATGCAGCGGATGGAGCTGCCGCTCGGCCCGGTGACCCTGACGCCGGCCCGGCGCATGGAGTTCTTCGTGCTGCCGGGCGCGGCGGCGAAGGTGCCGCACCTGGTGCGGGGGCTGGGCTGGGCCCCGTCCTCGCTCGATCTGACGGTGCTGGGCGAGGGGACGTACGTCGCCGCGCCGCCCACGCGGTTCGGTTCCCGGGGGGCCGTGCAGTGGGCCTGCCGGCCGACGCCGGCGAACCGGTGGCTGCCGGACGCGGAGGAGCTGATCCCGCCGCTGGCCTACGCGTGCGGGCGGGACCGGTAG
- a CDS encoding ABC transporter substrate-binding protein, with translation MTGRRRIRSTFLPRLLTRRARAGAATAGALAVCTSLAAGCGIVPGATGGSGDDPITVMTWAPENTDTTNKPGMPAFAQAYARWINAQGGINGRPLNVLTCNDRNDTVAAARCARRAVQENAVAVVGSYSVHADSFLPTLEGAGIPYIGGYGITNDEFTSPLSFPVNGGQPVLLAGLGRTLADTCGPVALIRPDTIAGDQLPPLLDSGLEAGGHAPAGDLRAAEDATAYDGEAQRALEHTTTDPAKPGCVVPALGDRAGTFMDSFRRARGDSSDVRTATVLGSVDQSTVDASGGASGPYEGSYVTGWYPSAGDARWKPMRKVIEEEAFGDNRIDAADAGVQTTWIAYTVFRRVVESLGDGEVTADTVTGALKGGLKIDTGGLTPTLQWKFQDELAAVGFPRLANAHVTLQVVRDGRLVSARDGFIDVTRTLREADLA, from the coding sequence ATGACCGGCAGGCGACGCATCCGCAGCACGTTCCTCCCCCGCCTTCTCACCCGGCGCGCCAGAGCCGGTGCCGCGACCGCGGGCGCGCTGGCGGTGTGCACGTCACTCGCCGCCGGCTGCGGGATCGTCCCCGGTGCCACGGGGGGCTCCGGGGACGATCCGATCACCGTGATGACCTGGGCCCCCGAGAACACCGACACCACCAACAAGCCCGGAATGCCCGCGTTCGCCCAGGCCTACGCCCGCTGGATCAACGCCCAGGGCGGCATCAACGGCCGCCCGCTCAACGTCCTGACCTGCAACGACCGGAACGACACCGTGGCCGCCGCGCGGTGCGCCCGGCGCGCGGTCCAGGAGAACGCCGTCGCGGTCGTCGGCTCCTACAGCGTGCACGCCGACTCCTTCCTCCCCACCCTCGAGGGCGCCGGCATCCCGTACATCGGCGGCTACGGCATCACCAACGACGAGTTCACCAGCCCCCTGTCCTTCCCCGTCAACGGCGGCCAGCCGGTGCTGCTGGCCGGTCTCGGCCGCACCCTCGCCGACACCTGCGGACCGGTCGCCCTGATCCGGCCCGACACCATCGCGGGCGACCAGCTGCCCCCGCTGCTCGACTCGGGCCTCGAGGCGGGCGGGCACGCGCCGGCCGGGGACCTGCGGGCGGCGGAGGACGCCACCGCGTACGACGGCGAGGCCCAGCGGGCGCTGGAGCACACCACCACCGACCCGGCAAAGCCCGGCTGCGTCGTGCCCGCCCTCGGCGACCGCGCGGGCACCTTCATGGACTCCTTCCGGCGGGCCCGCGGCGACTCCTCCGACGTGCGCACCGCGACCGTGCTGGGCAGCGTCGACCAGTCGACGGTCGACGCCTCCGGCGGGGCGTCGGGGCCGTACGAGGGGTCGTACGTCACCGGCTGGTACCCGTCGGCGGGCGACGCGCGCTGGAAGCCGATGAGGAAGGTGATCGAGGAGGAGGCGTTCGGCGACAACCGGATCGACGCCGCGGACGCCGGGGTGCAGACCACCTGGATCGCCTACACCGTGTTCCGGCGGGTCGTCGAGTCGCTCGGCGACGGCGAGGTGACCGCCGACACCGTGACCGGGGCCCTGAAGGGCGGGCTGAAGATCGACACGGGCGGGCTCACCCCCACCCTGCAGTGGAAGTTCCAGGACGAGCTCGCCGCCGTCGGCTTCCCCCGCCTGGCCAACGCCCACGTCACGCTGCAGGTGGTCCGGGACGGCCGGCTGGTGTCGGCCCGCGACGGCTTCATCGACGTCACCCGGACGCTGCGCGAGGCGGACCTGGCGTAA
- a CDS encoding metal-dependent transcriptional regulator, protein MSGLIDTTEMYLRTILELEEEGVVPMRARIAERLDQSGPTVSQTVARMERDGLVSVASDRHLELTDEGRRLATRVMRKHRLAECLLVDVIGLEWEQVHAEACRWEHVMSEAVERRVLELLRHPTESPYGNPIPGLEELGEKDGADPFLHEGMVSLADLDPGPEGKTVVVRRIGEPIQTDAQLMYTLRRAGVQPGSVVSVTESAGGVLVGSSGEAAELESDVASHVFVAKP, encoded by the coding sequence ATGTCCGGACTGATCGACACCACGGAGATGTATCTCCGCACCATCCTCGAGCTGGAGGAGGAAGGTGTGGTCCCCATGCGCGCCCGGATCGCCGAACGGCTCGACCAGAGCGGTCCGACGGTCAGTCAGACGGTGGCCCGGATGGAGCGCGACGGCCTGGTGTCCGTCGCCAGCGACCGCCACCTGGAGCTCACGGACGAGGGCCGCCGGCTGGCCACGCGCGTGATGCGCAAGCACCGCCTCGCCGAGTGTCTGCTCGTCGACGTGATCGGTCTGGAGTGGGAGCAGGTGCACGCCGAGGCCTGCCGCTGGGAGCACGTGATGAGCGAGGCCGTGGAGCGCCGCGTGCTGGAGCTGCTGCGGCACCCGACGGAGTCGCCGTACGGCAACCCGATCCCGGGGCTGGAGGAGCTCGGCGAGAAGGACGGCGCCGACCCGTTCCTGCACGAGGGCATGGTCTCGCTGGCCGACCTCGACCCGGGCCCGGAGGGCAAGACGGTCGTGGTGCGCCGGATCGGCGAGCCGATCCAGACGGACGCGCAGCTGATGTACACGCTGCGCCGGGCGGGTGTGCAGCCCGGTTCGGTGGTGAGCGTGACGGAGTCGGCGGGCGGGGTGCTGGTCGGCAGCAGCGGTGAGGCGGCCGAGCTGGAGTCGGACGTCGCCTCCCACGTGTTCGTCGCCAAGCCCTGA
- a CDS encoding PAS domain-containing protein, giving the protein MSASRRSGTTDELGPDEPEPGREGAGGSDLLAALLDGMDAALCAFDADGTVTHWNREAERILGWTAAEAVGRRGFAGWAVRSADAEEVEARLMSAMDAPGRQVHEFALLTKDGGRVLVRTQSAAVRGPDGRPAGVYCAFSEVHAQIDLERSIALSEALLEDASWGVVLVDADLRPAVVNAHAARALGAGRTSVLGRPLGELLSQGVEELESALTHVLAEGAPPAPADVWVSVRTPEGERRRCWRSGFVRLSSPLAEEPVPLGVGWMFQDVTESRQGAQEASLLRFRAQQLHRAARAAAECEDPAEAVTVHLDFALAGFADHALVDRVADGAADGGEAAEPVRLVRVAATPSGAPGPSRLAGRTGLPVRYGEGHPAVQCVVRAGTVRVGAGSVSAEEARAWALARQWPAEAVHALCTVLRSRGRTLGAVTFLRDAGRNAFERSDAMYAEDVAVRIATALDLAELAGKAGAHADGP; this is encoded by the coding sequence GTGAGTGCTTCCCGGCGTAGTGGGACCACCGACGAGCTGGGGCCGGACGAGCCCGAGCCCGGGCGGGAGGGCGCGGGCGGGTCCGATCTGCTCGCCGCGTTGCTGGACGGTATGGACGCCGCCCTGTGCGCCTTCGACGCGGACGGGACGGTGACGCACTGGAACCGTGAGGCGGAGCGGATCCTCGGGTGGACCGCGGCCGAGGCGGTGGGCCGGCGCGGGTTCGCCGGATGGGCCGTGCGCAGCGCGGACGCCGAGGAGGTCGAGGCGCGGCTGATGTCGGCCATGGACGCGCCGGGCCGGCAGGTGCACGAGTTCGCGCTGCTGACGAAGGACGGCGGCCGGGTGCTGGTGCGGACGCAGTCCGCGGCGGTGCGCGGGCCGGACGGGAGGCCGGCGGGGGTGTACTGCGCGTTCAGCGAGGTGCACGCGCAGATCGACCTGGAGCGTTCCATCGCGCTGAGCGAGGCGCTGCTGGAGGACGCGAGCTGGGGTGTCGTCCTGGTCGACGCCGATCTGCGGCCCGCGGTGGTGAACGCGCACGCGGCGCGGGCGCTGGGCGCGGGGCGGACGTCCGTGCTGGGGCGGCCGCTCGGCGAGTTGCTGTCCCAGGGGGTGGAGGAGCTGGAGAGCGCGCTCACCCATGTGCTGGCGGAGGGTGCGCCGCCCGCGCCCGCGGACGTGTGGGTGAGCGTGCGGACGCCCGAGGGCGAGCGGCGGCGGTGCTGGCGCAGCGGGTTCGTGCGGTTGTCGTCACCGCTTGCGGAGGAGCCGGTCCCGCTCGGTGTCGGCTGGATGTTCCAGGACGTGACCGAGTCCCGGCAGGGGGCGCAGGAGGCGTCGCTGCTGCGGTTCCGCGCGCAGCAGCTGCACCGGGCGGCGCGGGCGGCCGCGGAGTGCGAGGACCCGGCGGAGGCGGTGACGGTCCACCTGGACTTCGCGCTGGCGGGGTTCGCCGACCACGCGCTGGTCGACCGGGTCGCCGACGGTGCGGCGGACGGCGGGGAGGCCGCCGAGCCGGTGCGGCTGGTGCGGGTCGCGGCCACGCCGTCCGGGGCCCCGGGGCCGAGCAGGCTCGCCGGCCGGACGGGTCTGCCGGTGCGGTACGGCGAGGGGCACCCGGCGGTGCAGTGCGTGGTGCGGGCCGGAACGGTGCGGGTCGGTGCGGGGTCCGTGTCCGCCGAGGAGGCGCGGGCGTGGGCGCTGGCCCGGCAGTGGCCGGCGGAGGCGGTGCACGCCTTGTGCACGGTGCTGCGCAGCCGGGGCCGCACCCTCGGCGCCGTGACGTTTCTGCGCGACGCGGGCCGCAACGCGTTCGAACGCTCCGACGCGATGTACGCCGAGGACGTGGCGGTGCGCATCGCCACGGCGCTGGACCTGGCGGAGCTGGCCGGGAAGGCCGGGGCGCACGCGGACGGGCCGTGA
- the pdxH gene encoding pyridoxamine 5'-phosphate oxidase → MRQDDGVTDRDAVPFDLASMRKHYRTEGLSETDLAATPVEQFARWFKQAATEGGLFEPNAMVVSTADAAGRPSSRTVLLKHFDEDGFVFYTNYDSRKGRDLAENPHVSLLFPWHPMARQVIVTGTARRTGRDETAAYFRTRPHGSQLGAWASGQSSVIAGRAELDASYADLAARYPEHEQVPVPPHWGGFRVVPEAVEFWQGRENRLHDRLRYVAGAGGGWRVERLSP, encoded by the coding sequence ATGCGGCAGGATGACGGCGTGACCGACCGAGACGCCGTTCCCTTCGATCTCGCCTCGATGCGCAAGCACTACCGGACCGAGGGGCTCTCCGAGACCGACCTGGCCGCCACCCCCGTCGAGCAGTTCGCGCGCTGGTTCAAACAGGCCGCGACGGAGGGCGGGCTGTTCGAGCCGAACGCCATGGTCGTCTCCACGGCGGACGCGGCCGGCCGGCCCAGCTCGCGCACGGTGCTGCTGAAGCACTTCGACGAGGACGGGTTCGTCTTCTACACGAACTACGACTCCCGCAAGGGCCGTGACCTGGCCGAGAACCCGCACGTCTCGCTGCTGTTCCCCTGGCACCCGATGGCCCGGCAGGTCATCGTCACCGGCACCGCGCGCCGCACCGGCCGGGACGAGACGGCCGCCTACTTCCGCACCCGTCCGCACGGCTCCCAGCTGGGCGCGTGGGCCAGCGGCCAGTCCTCGGTGATCGCCGGCCGCGCGGAGCTCGACGCGTCCTACGCCGACCTGGCGGCCCGCTACCCGGAGCACGAGCAGGTGCCGGTACCGCCTCACTGGGGCGGCTTCCGGGTGGTCCCGGAGGCGGTGGAGTTCTGGCAGGGCCGGGAGAACCGCCTGCACGACCGCCTGCGCTACGTCGCCGGGGCGGGCGGGGGCTGGCGGGTGGAGCGGCTGAGCCCGTGA
- a CDS encoding SIS domain-containing protein: MSDRTPAGQFLDAAIDLLQRVRDEEADSIAAAGTLLADTVADGGRLFAFGAGHSSLAAQDLVYRAGGLALMNLLVVPGVVGVDVRPATLGSALERVDGLASAVLDSSPVRRGDALVIVSLSGRNALPVEMAVHARALGVRVIGVTSVAYASRTTSRHASGTYLKDHCDLVLDSKIAVGDAELTLDNVPAPFAPASTVVTTALLQAVMATAAATLADRGIEPPLLRSGNVDGGHEWNGRILEQYGDRIFYGH; encoded by the coding sequence ATGAGCGACCGCACGCCTGCCGGTCAGTTCCTCGACGCCGCGATCGACCTGCTGCAGCGCGTCCGCGACGAGGAGGCCGACTCCATCGCGGCCGCGGGCACGCTGCTCGCCGACACGGTCGCGGACGGCGGCCGGCTCTTCGCCTTCGGCGCCGGTCACTCCTCCCTCGCCGCGCAGGACCTCGTCTACCGCGCGGGCGGCCTGGCCCTGATGAACCTGCTCGTCGTCCCGGGCGTCGTCGGCGTCGACGTGCGGCCGGCCACGCTGGGCTCCGCCCTGGAACGGGTCGACGGGCTCGCGAGCGCCGTGCTGGACTCCTCCCCCGTCCGCCGGGGCGACGCACTGGTGATCGTCTCCCTGTCCGGCCGCAACGCCCTCCCCGTGGAGATGGCCGTGCACGCCCGCGCCCTGGGCGTGCGCGTCATCGGCGTGACCTCGGTGGCGTACGCGTCCCGGACCACGTCCCGGCACGCCTCCGGGACGTACCTGAAGGACCACTGCGACCTCGTCCTGGACTCCAAGATCGCGGTCGGCGACGCGGAGCTCACCCTCGACAACGTCCCGGCCCCCTTCGCCCCCGCGTCCACGGTCGTCACCACGGCCCTCCTCCAGGCCGTCATGGCCACCGCCGCCGCCACCCTGGCCGACCGGGGCATCGAGCCCCCGCTCCTGCGCTCCGGCAACGTGGACGGCGGCCACGAGTGGAACGGCCGCATCCTGGAGCAGTACGGGGACCGGATCTTCTACGGGCACTGA
- a CDS encoding TetR/AcrR family transcriptional regulator: MGGVSTADRTERVPKQDRSRATRQRLLEAAVACLAEHGWAGSTVSVVAERAGVSRGAAQHHFPTREDLFTAAVEYVAEERSTALRALFPEGTAAGDRRAVVAALVDLYTGPLFRAALHLWVAASDEEQLRPRVTELESRVGRETHRIAVDLLGADETRPGVRETVQGLLDMARGLGLANLLTDDTARRERVVSQWAALLEEALR; encoded by the coding sequence ATGGGTGGTGTGAGCACGGCCGACCGTACGGAACGAGTCCCCAAGCAGGACCGCAGCCGGGCCACCCGGCAGCGGCTCCTGGAGGCCGCCGTGGCCTGCCTCGCCGAACACGGCTGGGCGGGCTCCACGGTCTCCGTCGTCGCCGAACGCGCCGGCGTCTCCCGGGGCGCCGCCCAGCACCACTTCCCGACCCGCGAGGACCTCTTCACCGCCGCCGTCGAGTACGTCGCCGAGGAACGCTCCACCGCCCTGCGCGCCCTCTTCCCCGAAGGCACGGCGGCCGGTGACCGCCGCGCCGTGGTCGCGGCGCTGGTCGACCTCTACACCGGCCCGCTGTTCCGCGCCGCCCTCCACCTGTGGGTCGCCGCCTCCGACGAGGAGCAGCTGCGCCCGCGCGTGACCGAGCTGGAGTCGCGCGTCGGCCGCGAGACCCACCGCATCGCCGTCGACCTCCTCGGCGCCGACGAGACCCGCCCCGGCGTCCGCGAGACCGTCCAGGGACTCCTCGACATGGCCCGCGGCCTCGGCCTCGCCAACCTCCTCACGGACGACACGGCCCGCCGCGAGCGCGTGGTGTCCCAGTGGGCGGCGCTGCTGGAGGAAGCGCTGCGCTGA
- a CDS encoding transcriptional regulator: MAARPLVARQPNERLQALIQEAGCSNAGLARRVNMCGAEHGLDLRYDKTSVARWLRGQQPRGRAPAIIAEALGRKLGRTVTIDEIGMANGKNLAAGVGLQYSPTVPGAVEQVCELWRSDVGRRDFLSGSSVAASALVEPSRDWLISTPDAQVARSAGPRVGRSDVAAVRSMTQALVDLDHQYGSGHVRPVVVHYLNSVVSGLLAGSYREAVGRELFAAVARLTELAGYMAVDTGQPGLAQRYYIQALRLAQAAGDRGYGGYVLAASMSHLAAQLGNPREIAQLARAAQEGTRGRVTPRAEAMFHAAEARGHALMGDAHAAQTAAGRAVSAMEAADPASGDDPAWIAHFDGAYLADELAHCHRDLGQAEAAARCARESLAGHPGSRARRRAIGYVLLATAQVQQREIEQACHTGLKAVELLDGLRSDRGAAYLEDLQQRLEPYREESVVREFGARMEFRAAA, encoded by the coding sequence ATGGCCGCAAGGCCTCTCGTCGCGCGGCAGCCGAACGAACGGCTGCAGGCGCTCATCCAGGAAGCCGGATGCTCCAACGCCGGACTGGCCCGCAGGGTCAACATGTGCGGCGCCGAGCACGGCCTCGACCTGCGCTACGACAAGACGTCGGTGGCCCGCTGGCTGCGCGGACAGCAGCCGAGGGGCCGGGCACCGGCGATCATCGCGGAGGCGCTGGGCCGCAAGCTGGGCCGCACGGTCACGATCGACGAGATCGGCATGGCCAACGGCAAGAACCTCGCGGCGGGCGTCGGCCTCCAGTACTCGCCGACGGTACCGGGGGCCGTCGAGCAGGTCTGCGAGCTGTGGCGCAGCGACGTGGGCCGGCGGGACTTCCTGTCCGGCTCCTCCGTCGCCGCCTCCGCGCTGGTGGAGCCGAGCCGCGACTGGCTGATCTCCACGCCCGACGCGCAGGTGGCGCGCTCGGCCGGACCGCGCGTGGGCCGGTCCGACGTGGCGGCCGTACGGTCCATGACGCAGGCGCTGGTGGACCTGGACCACCAGTACGGCAGCGGGCACGTGCGCCCGGTCGTCGTGCACTACCTCAACAGCGTGGTCTCGGGGCTGCTGGCGGGGTCGTACCGGGAGGCCGTCGGGCGGGAACTGTTCGCCGCCGTCGCGCGGTTGACCGAGCTCGCCGGGTACATGGCCGTCGACACCGGGCAGCCGGGCCTGGCCCAGCGCTACTACATCCAGGCGCTGCGCCTCGCGCAGGCGGCCGGGGACCGCGGTTACGGCGGATACGTGCTCGCCGCCTCCATGAGCCACCTGGCCGCACAGCTCGGGAACCCGCGCGAGATCGCCCAGTTGGCGCGCGCGGCGCAGGAGGGCACGCGGGGGCGGGTGACGCCCCGCGCGGAGGCGATGTTCCACGCGGCGGAGGCGCGCGGGCACGCGCTGATGGGCGACGCCCACGCCGCGCAGACGGCGGCCGGGCGAGCGGTGAGCGCGATGGAGGCGGCCGATCCGGCCTCCGGGGACGACCCGGCGTGGATCGCGCACTTCGACGGGGCCTACCTGGCCGACGAGCTGGCGCACTGCCACCGTGACCTCGGGCAGGCCGAGGCCGCCGCGCGGTGCGCACGGGAGTCCCTGGCCGGCCATCCCGGGTCGCGGGCACGGCGGCGGGCGATCGGCTACGTGCTGCTGGCCACCGCGCAGGTGCAGCAGCGGGAGATCGAACAGGCCTGCCACACGGGCCTGAAGGCGGTGGAACTGCTCGACGGGCTGAGGTCCGACCGGGGCGCCGCCTACCTGGAGGACCTCCAGCAGCGCCTGGAGCCGTACCGGGAGGAATCGGTGGTGCGGGAGTTCGGGGCGCGCATGGAGTTCCGGGCGGCCGCGTGA
- a CDS encoding citrate synthase 2: MSDFVPGLEGVVAFETEIAEPDKEGGALRYRGVDIEDLVGHVSFGNVWGLLVDGAFNPGLPPAEPFPIPVHSGDIRVDVQSALAMLAPVWGLKPLLDIDAEQAREDLARAAVMALSYVAQSARGQGLPMVPQREIDKAQSVVERFMIRWRGEPDPKHVAAVDAYWTSAAEHGMNASTFTARVIASTGADVAAALSGAVGAMSGPLHGGAPSRVLHMIEEIERTGDAEAYVKQTLDKGERLMGFGHRVYRAEDPRARVLRRTARELGAPRFEVAEALEKAALAELHARRPDRVLATNVEFWAAIVLDFAEVPAHMFTSMFTCARTAGWSAHILEQKRTGRLVRPSARYVGPGSRDPREIEGYTDIAH, from the coding sequence ATGTCCGACTTCGTACCCGGGCTCGAGGGAGTCGTCGCGTTCGAAACGGAGATCGCCGAACCGGACAAGGAGGGTGGCGCCCTGCGGTACCGGGGCGTCGACATCGAGGATCTGGTCGGGCACGTCTCCTTCGGCAACGTCTGGGGGCTGCTCGTCGACGGGGCCTTCAACCCCGGCCTGCCGCCCGCCGAGCCGTTCCCCATCCCCGTGCACTCCGGCGACATCCGCGTCGACGTCCAGTCCGCGCTCGCCATGCTGGCGCCCGTCTGGGGCCTGAAACCACTGCTCGACATCGATGCCGAACAGGCCCGCGAGGACCTCGCCCGGGCCGCCGTCATGGCCCTCTCCTACGTCGCCCAGTCCGCGCGCGGCCAGGGCCTGCCCATGGTCCCGCAGCGCGAGATAGACAAGGCGCAGTCCGTCGTCGAACGCTTCATGATCCGCTGGCGCGGCGAGCCCGACCCCAAGCACGTCGCCGCCGTCGACGCCTACTGGACGTCGGCCGCCGAGCACGGCATGAACGCCTCCACCTTCACCGCCCGCGTCATCGCGTCGACCGGCGCCGACGTGGCCGCGGCCCTCTCGGGCGCCGTCGGCGCCATGTCGGGCCCGCTGCACGGCGGGGCGCCCTCCCGCGTGCTGCACATGATCGAGGAGATCGAGCGCACCGGGGACGCCGAGGCGTACGTCAAGCAGACCCTCGACAAGGGCGAACGCCTCATGGGCTTCGGCCACCGCGTCTACCGCGCGGAGGACCCCCGCGCCCGCGTCCTGCGCCGCACCGCCCGCGAGCTCGGAGCCCCGCGCTTCGAGGTCGCCGAGGCCCTGGAGAAGGCCGCCCTGGCCGAACTCCACGCCCGCCGCCCCGACCGGGTCCTCGCCACCAACGTCGAGTTCTGGGCCGCCATCGTCCTGGACTTCGCCGAGGTCCCGGCCCACATGTTCACCTCGATGTTCACCTGCGCCCGCACGGCGGGCTGGTCGGCCCACATCCTCGAGCAGAAGCGCACCGGCCGCCTGGTCCGCCCCTCGGCCCGCTACGTCGGCCCGGGCAGCCGCGACCCGCGCGAGATCGAGGGCTACACGGACATCGCCCACTGA
- a CDS encoding RidA family protein gives MGETRRQAILSGSEFEERIGYARAVVDGDRVCVSGTTGFDYATMTISDDVVEQAERCLRNIGAALEGAGRTFADVVRVRYLLPAREDFEPCRPVLRRCFGEVRPAATMPECGLSDPRMRIEIEVDARRGSGAGAPGRRTEG, from the coding sequence ATGGGCGAGACACGGCGGCAGGCGATTCTCAGCGGGTCGGAGTTCGAGGAGCGGATCGGGTACGCGCGGGCCGTCGTCGACGGTGACCGGGTGTGCGTGTCGGGGACGACCGGGTTCGACTACGCGACGATGACGATCTCCGACGACGTGGTGGAGCAGGCCGAGCGGTGCCTGCGGAACATCGGGGCGGCGCTGGAGGGGGCGGGACGCACCTTCGCCGACGTCGTGCGGGTGCGGTACCTGCTGCCCGCGCGGGAGGACTTCGAGCCGTGCCGGCCGGTGCTGAGGCGGTGCTTCGGCGAGGTGCGCCCGGCCGCGACGATGCCGGAGTGCGGTCTGTCGGATCCCCGTATGAGGATCGAGATCGAGGTGGACGCGCGGCGGGGCAGCGGGGCCGGGGCCCCCGGCCGGCGGACGGAGGGCTGA
- a CDS encoding GNAT family N-acetyltransferase, producing MAALRVGAVDGEAMLEQWRYVHNVIVPPAAVSLDEVRERGERYRLENAYLGGEIVGCSTVRPPEGEERVATVIARVLPAFRGRGIGTALYGRGLAHARGLGAGAVGTVVLAANAEGLRFARARGFAEWERYVLDGGSDEWVDLRLASFPG from the coding sequence GTGGCCGCTCTTCGGGTCGGGGCCGTGGACGGCGAGGCCATGCTGGAGCAGTGGCGGTACGTGCACAACGTGATCGTGCCGCCCGCCGCGGTGTCGCTCGACGAGGTGCGCGAGCGCGGTGAGCGGTACCGGCTGGAGAACGCCTACCTCGGTGGGGAGATCGTCGGCTGCTCCACCGTGCGCCCGCCGGAGGGGGAGGAGCGGGTCGCGACGGTGATCGCCCGGGTGCTGCCCGCGTTCCGCGGGCGGGGGATCGGCACGGCGCTCTACGGGAGGGGGCTGGCGCACGCGCGCGGGCTCGGGGCCGGCGCGGTCGGGACGGTGGTGCTGGCGGCCAACGCGGAGGGGCTGCGGTTCGCGCGGGCGCGCGGGTTCGCCGAGTGGGAGCGGTACGTCCTGGACGGCGGGAGCGACGAGTGGGTCGACCTGCGGCTGGCGTCCTTCCCCGGGTGA
- a CDS encoding alpha/beta hydrolase, with protein MARRIDVTGADGVRLAAWEFGDPPKTGADPAEGAAQGAPGVLLLHGLMGRASHWASTARWLSERHRAVALDQRGHGRSDKPPQAAFTRDAYVADAEAALEQLGLGPSVLIGHAMGALTAWQLAAKRPDLVRGLVICDMRASALGGASQREWAEWFRAWPVPFATLADVRKWFGEDDPWVERPNPARGAFYAEVMAESPDGWRPVFDPEQMLRSRETWVFDAHWEELAQVRCPALVVRGLDGELGRAEAQEMVRVLPHGQYAEVADAGHLVHYDQPEAWRAAIEPFLEALGRP; from the coding sequence ATGGCGCGACGCATCGACGTGACCGGGGCGGACGGCGTACGACTCGCCGCCTGGGAGTTCGGCGACCCGCCCAAGACCGGGGCCGACCCGGCGGAGGGCGCCGCGCAGGGCGCCCCGGGCGTGCTGTTACTGCACGGCCTGATGGGCCGCGCCTCGCACTGGGCGTCCACCGCCCGCTGGCTCTCCGAACGCCACCGCGCCGTCGCCCTCGACCAGCGCGGCCACGGCCGCAGCGACAAGCCCCCGCAGGCCGCCTTCACCCGCGACGCCTACGTCGCCGACGCCGAGGCCGCCCTCGAACAGCTCGGGCTCGGCCCGTCCGTCCTCATCGGCCACGCCATGGGCGCGCTGACCGCGTGGCAGCTGGCCGCCAAGCGCCCCGACCTGGTCCGCGGGCTGGTCATCTGCGACATGCGGGCCTCCGCCCTCGGCGGCGCCTCGCAGCGCGAGTGGGCCGAGTGGTTCAGGGCCTGGCCGGTTCCGTTCGCCACGCTCGCCGACGTGCGCAAGTGGTTCGGCGAGGACGACCCGTGGGTGGAGCGGCCCAACCCGGCGCGCGGCGCGTTCTACGCCGAGGTGATGGCCGAGTCCCCGGACGGCTGGCGTCCGGTCTTCGACCCGGAGCAGATGCTCCGCTCCCGCGAGACCTGGGTGTTCGACGCCCACTGGGAGGAACTGGCCCAGGTGCGGTGCCCCGCCCTGGTGGTCCGCGGCCTCGACGGCGAACTGGGGCGCGCGGAGGCGCAGGAGATGGTGCGCGTCCTGCCCCACGGCCAGTACGCGGAGGTGGCCGACGCGGGCCACCTGGTCCACTACGACCAGCCGGAGGCCTGGCGGGCGGCGATCGAGCCGTTCCTGGAGGCGCTCGGCCGGCCCTGA